The DNA window TAGCTTCGAAAACATCTGTATTCAAAGTGTGACCCGACGCTGACATGCAATCAAGATTCGCACGATCTCAGTCTCCCTTTAAATACTTTAAAAGAAATATCTGAGATCACAACACTTTTATagttaaaaattcatactttTGTGATATCAAATCAATTTCTTGATTCTTGAGAAACTTCATAAAGAGGTGCTTGTCGTATCTTAAAATTTCTAATTATGTATTCGATTCTTCGGCAAAAATCTATCGAAAGAAAGTTTGAAAACCATCGGAATTTGttatcccccaccccccccccccccccccccccacaaaaaATGACGCACAATCTCACTTTGTTtcttattgttatatttaacCCTTTCCGGACCAGGTAGCACTACAGTGCTACCTGACCACGTTGTCATATAATTAGGGAGTTCTGTGGTACCCATTTGCCGTGAATTAGAACTTTTAGGGGCCTGGGCACTAAAATATGTAAGAGGAAGCCATTTTCTTTTGAGACATTCAAAGATCATCGATTTCTCGTGTTTTGGAGtgatatttttcaatttttcgaCCTGATGTTTACAGCTGGGGTATTTAAAAATGGCGTCAGTTAGAGTGAGAAGAAATCGGCAGCGAAATCTAACGGTAGATGAAGTTTTATCGAGTGTTtttgacgaaaacacaacAGATTTGGACTCTTCTGACTCGGAGGATGGCGAAGATGAATTACCAACGTTATTCCCGGCAATTCCAGCCGATCTAGAAGACGATTCTGTCGAAAGTGTAAGCTCTTATGAGGACTCCAGCAGCTCTTCGAGTGATTCAGAGTTTGATCGACGTCAAAGTGTGACAAATCAGCGACAAGAGAAAGCGAGAAATCTTCGTGAATGTTCACAAAATGCTCGAAGAACTATTCGAGGGGTTCGCAGAGGAAGAGGTGCCAGGCGAGGCAGAGCAATTTCAGTTCAACAAAGGAgagaaatccaagatggcggccgtcaACAATATATTTGGTCGAAAGAGGTCAACAGAAGAATTTTAAAACCGTTTACAAATGCTGTTGGGCTGGCAAATAGAGGACAGAGGAGGGAGAAATCTGCTCTTGAgtattttgaattattttttgacCAAGAGGTTTGGGATTGCCTCGTCACTATGACCAACCTGAATGCAGAGAGGAAGGGAGCCAAGGGTACTAGTGGTGGACAATGGAAACCAATAACACAGGATGAAATGAAGGCCTTTTTTGGCTTGAACATTGCTATGGGAATTGTTAAACTTCCTGAGGCAAAAATGTATTGGCAGAAGAAAATATGGCTCTTGACTGTTCCCTCATTCAGTCAAGTCATGTCTCGTAACAGATTCTTTCAGATTCTACAGTACATTCATGTCTCAGATGACTCCAACATTGTGCCTTCTGCGCAACCTGGTTATGATAAATTGCATAAAATCAAGCCACTTTTGAATCTTCTTTTCCCTAAATTTGAAAATGCCTACAATCTGCACAAAAACATTTCAATTGATGAGTGCATGATTCCATGGAGAGGACGTTTATCATTTCGCCAGTTTATTGCGAACAAACCTGTCCGGTTTGGTATCAAGGTTTGGGTGCTAGCCGATTCTGAATCAAAGTATGTCTACCGACAGCAACTGTACATTGGAAAGAATCCTGGGGAAAGAGCTGAGGTTGGACTGGCAGCAAGGGTTGTAAAAGAGCTGTGTTCAGGCCTTGAAGGTATGGGACATCACCTCTATACTGACAACTATTATACCAGTGTTGAACTCTATCAGTTCTTGTTTGACAACCAAATATATGCATGTGGAACAATAAAGGGAAACagaaaaaactttgcaaaggAGGTTCTATTTGAGAATACAAGAGGACTTGCTAGGGGTAGTAGTAAGTGGCTTATGTGTGGACCTCTTCTGGCAGTGGGGTGGCTTGACAACAAGGctgtatattttttatctaCAATTCACCCCCCTGAGTTTCCAGTTCGTGCTCCAGTCCATGCAAGAAATGTCAAAAGAAGAGGTGCAGGTGAAGGAGGACAAAGTGGCGATATTCCTTGCCCACCCCTTCTCAAAGATTATAATGCCTATATGGGGGGTGTGGACCAGTCTGACCAGATGCTTAGGTACTATACATGTATCAGAAAGACGGTGAAATGGTACCGTCGTGTACTGTTTCATGAAGTAGAGGTGGCAATCCACAATGCTTTTGTGTTAGAGTGT is part of the Nematostella vectensis chromosome 13, jaNemVect1.1, whole genome shotgun sequence genome and encodes:
- the LOC125558966 gene encoding piggyBac transposable element-derived protein 4-like — protein: MASVRVRRNRQRNLTVDEVLSSVFDENTTDLDSSDSEDGEDELPTLFPAIPADLEDDSVESVSSYEDSSSSSSDSEFDRRQSVTNQRQEKARNLRECSQNARRTIRGVRRGRGARRGRAISVQQRREIQDGGRQQYIWSKEVNRRILKPFTNAVGLANRGQRREKSALEYFELFFDQEVWDCLVTMTNLNAERKGAKGTSGGQWKPITQDEMKAFFGLNIAMGIVKLPEAKMYWQKKIWLLTVPSFSQVMSRNRFFQILQYIHVSDDSNIVPSAQPGYDKLHKIKPLLNLLFPKFENAYNLHKNISIDECMIPWRGRLSFRQFIANKPVRFGIKVWVLADSESKYVYRQQLYIGKNPGERAEVGLAARVVKELCSGLEGMGHHLYTDNYYTSVELYQFLFDNQIYACGTIKGNRKNFAKEVLFENTRGLARGSSKWLMCGPLLAVGWLDNKAVYFLSTIHPPEFPVRAPVHARNVKRRGAGEGGQSGDIPCPPLLKDYNAYMGGVDQSDQMLRYYTCIRKTVKWYRRVLFHEVEVAIHNAFVLECEDREGTPRPIRTSLEFREELAENLIGNMRVAHNAAQRPPRNEELRLTDVGLHLPEMRQDKGNCAVCSKKIRKTHSDRYKDVPLARRPKVPYVPRPSIYCNVCNVFLCLQKDQNCWKDFHTKVEYWR